The Agromyces hippuratus genome has a window encoding:
- a CDS encoding ABC transporter ATP-binding protein: MLELHDVTKRYGERLALDHVSFTVGDGRLTGFVGGNGAGKTTTMRIILGVLASDGGTVTLGGQALTSADRRRFGYMPEERGLYPKMRVLEQTVYLARLHGWSAAAAQRNALELLERLGLGERTNDTIESLSLGNQQRAQIAAALVHRPEVLVLDEPFSGLDPMAVETVQGVLADAAASGAPVLFSSHQLDIVERLCDDLVIIAGGRIAAAGSRDSLRAEHGSDRWELLTSGDLGWLRQQPGIRVADFDGGWAVFEAESDAARRAALAEAVARGDVISFTREHTTLAQIFTEVVQ; encoded by the coding sequence ATGCTCGAACTCCACGACGTCACCAAGCGCTACGGCGAGCGCCTCGCCCTCGACCATGTGAGCTTCACCGTCGGCGACGGCCGGCTCACCGGCTTCGTCGGCGGCAACGGAGCCGGCAAGACCACGACGATGCGCATCATCCTCGGCGTGCTCGCGTCCGACGGCGGCACCGTCACGCTCGGCGGCCAGGCGCTGACGAGCGCCGACCGGCGCCGCTTCGGCTACATGCCCGAGGAGCGGGGGCTCTACCCGAAGATGCGCGTGCTCGAGCAGACGGTCTACCTCGCCCGCCTGCACGGCTGGAGCGCCGCCGCCGCCCAACGCAACGCCCTCGAACTGCTCGAGCGACTCGGCCTCGGCGAGCGCACGAACGACACGATCGAGTCGCTCTCGCTCGGCAACCAGCAGCGGGCCCAGATCGCGGCGGCGCTCGTGCACCGCCCCGAGGTGCTCGTGCTCGACGAGCCGTTCTCGGGTCTCGACCCCATGGCCGTCGAGACGGTGCAGGGCGTGCTGGCGGATGCCGCGGCATCCGGCGCCCCGGTGCTCTTCTCCTCCCACCAGCTCGACATCGTCGAGCGGCTCTGCGACGACCTCGTCATCATCGCGGGCGGCCGCATCGCCGCGGCCGGCAGTCGCGACTCCCTCCGTGCCGAGCACGGCTCCGACCGCTGGGAGCTCCTCACCTCGGGCGATCTCGGGTGGCTGCGCCAGCAGCCCGGCATCCGCGTCGCCGACTTCGACGGCGGCTGGGCCGTCTTCGAGGCCGAGTCGGATGCCGCTCGGCGGGCCGCTCTCGCCGAGGCCGTCGCCCGCGGCGACGTCATCAGCTTCACCCGCGAGCACACGACGCTCGCCCAGATCTTCACGGAGGTCGTGCAGTGA
- a CDS encoding ABC transporter substrate-binding protein, whose product MSTVAAVSLAACLAIGPAATSFAAPVVAEASPSASASADAKTLRIATAGFVDTFNPFISIYLTPTNIIRYVYESLVQNDAEDGSPTEGLAEKWEASPDGMTWTFTLHEGMKWSDDEPITSADVKYTYESMMNDPMLGTANGNLVANFESVETPDDLTVVINLKTPQAPNPGTEIPVLPEHIWSEVDDPTTFANDADVVGSGPYTLESYSANQSITLKANPNFWRGAPKIDGIQYIYYTNSDAQIQALRAGEVDLVTGLTDTQMTALEGEEGITTHAGTGRRFTSLSVNAGAETPEGVAYGTGSPALKEPAVREAIRLGIDQESLLKNVLGGYGAPATSFIPIAFEKWHLPDDDEAIVSFDPDAAMAKLDDAGWVAGADGIREKDGNRLSIRLLADAEDIVEMSASEYLVPWMADIGVELKLETTDSDTISDRTAVSDYDMYFSGWSVNPDPDYQLGINLCSSRPDAEGNGATSQDGYCNPEFDALYAEQHSELDEAKRAEIVHDMLRMHYEDVAQITLWYGQSLEAYRSDRFTGFTTQPADNGIIANQAGYWGYYTVEPVVDESSSAAEQSGPGAALWIGLGVLVVAAGVVTIVIVRRRKTAGDRE is encoded by the coding sequence TTGTCCACCGTCGCCGCGGTCTCCCTCGCGGCGTGTCTCGCGATCGGCCCGGCCGCGACCTCGTTCGCGGCACCGGTCGTCGCTGAAGCGAGCCCCTCGGCGTCCGCGAGCGCCGACGCCAAGACGTTGCGCATCGCGACGGCCGGCTTCGTCGACACCTTCAACCCGTTCATCTCGATCTACCTGACGCCGACGAACATCATCCGGTACGTCTACGAGAGCCTCGTGCAGAACGACGCCGAAGACGGCTCCCCGACCGAGGGCCTCGCGGAGAAGTGGGAGGCGAGCCCCGACGGCATGACCTGGACCTTCACCCTGCACGAGGGCATGAAGTGGTCCGACGACGAGCCGATCACCTCCGCCGACGTCAAGTACACCTACGAGTCGATGATGAACGACCCGATGCTCGGCACCGCCAACGGCAACCTCGTGGCGAACTTCGAGAGCGTCGAGACGCCCGACGACCTCACCGTCGTGATCAACCTCAAGACGCCGCAGGCGCCGAACCCCGGCACCGAGATCCCCGTGCTCCCCGAGCACATCTGGTCAGAGGTCGACGACCCCACGACCTTCGCCAACGACGCCGACGTCGTGGGCTCGGGGCCGTACACGCTCGAGAGCTACTCGGCGAACCAGTCGATCACCCTCAAGGCGAACCCCAACTTCTGGCGGGGCGCTCCCAAGATCGACGGCATCCAGTACATCTACTACACGAACTCCGACGCCCAGATCCAGGCGCTGCGCGCCGGCGAGGTCGACCTCGTCACCGGGCTCACCGACACGCAGATGACGGCGCTCGAAGGCGAAGAGGGCATCACGACCCACGCGGGCACGGGCCGTCGCTTCACCTCGCTCAGCGTGAACGCCGGAGCCGAGACGCCCGAGGGCGTCGCCTACGGCACCGGCAGCCCCGCCCTCAAGGAGCCCGCCGTGCGCGAGGCGATCCGCCTCGGCATCGACCAGGAGTCGCTGCTGAAGAACGTGCTGGGCGGCTACGGCGCTCCCGCCACGAGCTTCATCCCGATCGCGTTCGAGAAGTGGCACCTGCCCGACGACGACGAGGCGATCGTGTCATTCGATCCCGACGCCGCGATGGCCAAGCTCGATGACGCGGGCTGGGTCGCCGGCGCCGACGGCATCCGCGAGAAGGACGGCAACCGGCTCTCGATCCGCCTGCTCGCCGACGCCGAGGACATCGTCGAGATGTCGGCGTCCGAGTACCTCGTGCCCTGGATGGCGGACATCGGCGTCGAGCTGAAGCTCGAGACCACCGACAGCGACACCATCTCGGACCGCACGGCGGTCAGCGACTACGACATGTACTTCTCCGGGTGGAGCGTCAACCCCGACCCCGACTACCAGCTCGGCATCAACCTGTGCTCCTCGCGTCCCGACGCTGAGGGCAACGGCGCCACGAGCCAGGACGGCTACTGCAACCCCGAGTTCGACGCCCTCTACGCCGAGCAGCACTCGGAGCTCGACGAGGCCAAGCGCGCCGAGATCGTGCACGACATGCTGCGCATGCACTACGAGGACGTCGCGCAGATCACCCTCTGGTACGGCCAGTCGCTCGAGGCCTACCGCTCCGACCGCTTCACGGGCTTCACCACGCAGCCCGCCGACAACGGCATCATCGCGAACCAGGCCGGCTACTGGGGCTACTACACGGTGGAGCCCGTCGTCGACGAGTCTTCGTCGGCCGCTGAGCAGTCCGGTCCGGGTGCCGCGCTCTGGATCGGCCTCGGCGTGCTCGTCGTCGCCGCCGGTGTCGTCACGATCGTGATCGTGCGACGGCGCAAGACCGCGGGCGACCGCGAGTAG
- a CDS encoding ABC transporter permease translates to MTDTITPVNAEVHDEKLAEASPTRSSFLSYFGTKLGGALISLVMVVLLGFFAFRVLPGDPVRRIAQERPMSPEQIAELRRQYGLDKPVTQQFLDYLVNIFTGNLGESYVYRTPVSELIGQYLGPTLLLTGTSAIIAIALGLWLGQRAAWRNGSLFDKIATGTSLTLWSVPTFWLALILLMIFGGTLRWFPTGGMVSPGVEPGTFDYVVDVARHMVLPVVTMVAVVFAQYLMVMRASLLEEKSSDYLTTARAKGLRDDLVRRRHAVPNALLPTVTLVFMHIGGLVAGAVTVETVFSWPGLGKLTYEAISGPDMPLLQGTFVVFSTIIIVMNLIADLIYRQLDPRVRRA, encoded by the coding sequence ATGACAGACACGATCACCCCCGTGAACGCGGAGGTGCACGACGAGAAGCTCGCGGAGGCATCGCCGACGCGTTCGTCGTTCCTGAGCTACTTCGGCACCAAGCTCGGCGGGGCGCTCATCAGCCTCGTCATGGTCGTGCTGCTCGGCTTCTTCGCGTTCCGAGTGCTGCCGGGCGACCCGGTGCGGCGCATCGCGCAGGAACGCCCGATGAGCCCCGAGCAGATCGCGGAGCTCCGCAGGCAGTACGGCCTCGACAAGCCCGTCACGCAGCAGTTCCTCGACTACCTCGTCAACATCTTCACCGGCAACCTCGGCGAGAGCTACGTGTACCGCACCCCGGTGAGCGAGCTCATCGGGCAGTACCTCGGCCCGACCCTCCTGCTCACCGGCACCTCCGCGATCATCGCGATCGCGCTCGGGCTGTGGCTCGGTCAGCGCGCGGCCTGGCGCAACGGCTCGCTCTTCGACAAGATCGCCACCGGCACCTCGCTCACCCTGTGGTCGGTGCCCACGTTCTGGCTCGCGCTGATCCTCCTCATGATCTTCGGCGGCACCCTGCGCTGGTTCCCGACGGGCGGCATGGTCAGCCCCGGCGTCGAGCCGGGCACCTTCGACTACGTCGTCGACGTCGCCCGCCACATGGTGCTCCCCGTGGTCACGATGGTCGCGGTGGTCTTCGCCCAGTACCTCATGGTCATGCGCGCGTCGCTCCTCGAGGAGAAATCGTCCGACTACCTGACGACCGCGCGCGCGAAGGGTCTGCGCGACGACCTCGTGCGACGCCGGCACGCGGTGCCGAACGCACTGCTGCCCACGGTCACCCTCGTCTTCATGCACATCGGCGGTCTCGTGGCCGGCGCCGTCACGGTCGAGACGGTCTTCTCCTGGCCCGGCCTCGGCAAGCTCACCTACGAGGCCATCAGCGGCCCCGACATGCCCCTGCTGCAGGGCACCTTCGTCGTCTTCTCGACGATCATCATCGTCATGAATCTCATCGCCGACCTCATCTATCGGCAGCTCGACCCGAGAGTGAGGCGCGCATGA
- a CDS encoding Lrp/AsnC family transcriptional regulator has translation MSDPAATPRLDNDIDQRIVSALAADGRTTLATLATLTGLSTSAVQSRVQRLEQRGVITGYRAVIDPQAVGLPVSAFLEISALDPASVGDLGARLDAYPEIESCYAISGDAGHLAVARVATTADLAELLVRLRTSLPAQVRATIVLRTLFEARPLTRSA, from the coding sequence ATGAGCGACCCGGCCGCGACACCACGTCTCGACAACGACATCGACCAGCGCATCGTCTCGGCGCTCGCCGCCGACGGACGCACGACGCTCGCTACGCTCGCGACGCTCACCGGCCTCTCGACCTCGGCCGTGCAGTCGCGCGTGCAGCGCCTCGAGCAGCGCGGCGTCATCACCGGCTACCGCGCGGTCATCGACCCGCAGGCGGTCGGGCTGCCGGTCTCCGCCTTCCTCGAGATCTCCGCGCTCGACCCCGCGTCGGTCGGAGACCTCGGCGCCCGACTCGACGCCTACCCCGAGATCGAGTCCTGCTACGCGATCTCGGGCGACGCCGGCCACCTCGCGGTCGCCCGGGTGGCGACGACCGCCGACCTCGCCGAACTGCTCGTGCGCCTGCGCACCTCGCTCCCGGCGCAGGTGCGCGCGACGATCGTGCTGCGCACCCTCTTCGAGGCCCGCCCGCTCACCCGTTCGGCCTGA